One part of the Paroedura picta isolate Pp20150507F chromosome 5, Ppicta_v3.0, whole genome shotgun sequence genome encodes these proteins:
- the LOC143837537 gene encoding uncharacterized protein LOC143837537 — protein sequence MIRCTLHLAPPFCSATSESNMESSSQASSVPATGRGPTWRDAEIRDLIGIFSEEKIQDAFQSSHRNREVFEQVAIKMRALGHNRTGLECRSKTKTMRAEYMRAVNHNKGSGNEKVTCPYFEEQRQLYGDGEGAGRPKRVGRSLKVVRKPAAPVEEPPAEEDPGEGTSSSFRPPPPVQQRPAELVTVDLMAIAPGEPEEVPDQTPLASETQMPGTVVLESPAAVAEDSDSGASTNVDFIPGTQEEEERGVAGPPALRRRIHIQDEVLSEDNEPAGSPPRGALPAEERLARERGRLRRVSVLTSVGERILEHCQEESRRAAAADQAMLSLVAQEGKKFRAILRDSNNSLRESVEEVRMIRRLMERAVAVMEAAPPPQIIVNVPPTQPTPPHHLQHPPHPPHHLQHPPHPPPLRMPRHKLEGGLFSGRES from the exons atgatccgttgcaccctgcacctcgcaccaccattttgctcagctactagcgaaagcaacatggaatcctcttctcaagcctcgtccgtccctgcaaccggccgtggcccaacttggagggacgcggagatcagggacctgatcgggattttctcggaggagaaaatccaggacgcgttccagtcctcccacaggaatagggaggtcttcgaacaagtggccattaagatgcgtgccctgggccacaacaggaccggccttgaatgccggtcgaagaccaaaacaatgagggcagagtacatgcgtgccgtgaaccataataagggttccggcaacgagaaggttacctgcccctacttcgaggagcagcgccagctgtacggagacggggaaggagccggcaggccgaagcgcgtcgggaggagccttaaggtggttcggaagccggctgccccggtcgaggaaccacccgctgaggaggatcccggcgagggaacctcgtccagctttcggcctccaccccccgtccagcaacgaccagcggaattggtcacggtggacctgatggccatcgctcctggggagccggaggaggttcctgaccaaacgccccttgcctccg agacacagatgcctgggacggtggtcctagagtcccctgcagcagtagcagaggacagtgattctggggcatccacaaatgttg atttcatacccgggacacaggaggaggaggagcgtggggtggctggacctcctgccctgcgcaggcggatacacatacaagatg aggtcctttctgaagacaacgagccagctggctcaccacccaggggcgctctcccggctgaggagaggctggccagggaacgcggcaggctgcggcgcgtctccgtcctcactagtgtgggagaaaggatcctggagcactgccaggaggagtccaggcgtgcagctgctgcagaccaggcgatgctctctctcgtggcccaggagggcaaaaaattccgcgcCATCCTTAGGGATTCGAACAACtcgctacgcgaaagcgtggaggaagttcgaatgataaggaggctgatggagagggcggtcgcggttatggaggcggccccccctcctcagattatagtgaacgtcccccccacccaacccacccccccccaccacctccagcacccaccccaccccccccaccacctccagcacccaccccacccaccccctctcagaatgccgcgacacaaactagaaggaggactgttctcgggaagagagtcgtga